A window from Opitutia bacterium ISCC 52 encodes these proteins:
- a CDS encoding response regulator encodes MTSSDLTPDFAEQYPHKILIVEDDPINAKVLVTILKKMGDSADVSENGEACLKALTSIRYDIIFMDLKMPVLDGYKATARILNSDTITHSIFISAFTANARQEDRDTCKAVGMHDFVAKPALPTHIFEVIKRAHSWLEKASNGKKDH; translated from the coding sequence ATGACCTCAAGTGATCTGACTCCCGACTTCGCAGAACAATATCCTCATAAGATCCTTATAGTGGAGGATGATCCAATTAACGCAAAAGTGCTGGTTACTATTCTCAAAAAAATGGGAGACTCCGCGGATGTATCAGAGAACGGAGAAGCGTGTTTGAAGGCACTTACAAGCATTCGCTACGACATCATCTTCATGGATCTTAAAATGCCGGTATTAGACGGATACAAAGCTACTGCCCGTATACTAAATTCTGATACCATCACTCATTCCATATTTATCTCTGCATTTACAGCCAATGCTCGGCAGGAAGATCGAGACACCTGTAAGGCGGTAGGCATGCACGACTTTGTTGCAAAACCGGCACTGCCAACTCATATTTTTGAAGTAATAAAAAGAGCACATAGCTGGCTAGAAAAGGCTAGTAACGGCAAAAAAGATCATTAA